A window of the Cannabis sativa cultivar Pink pepper isolate KNU-18-1 chromosome X, ASM2916894v1, whole genome shotgun sequence genome harbors these coding sequences:
- the LOC115696789 gene encoding uncharacterized protein LOC115696789 → MAHSWIPTNAALARRNIQVEPYCSRCSNGDYETVFHALWNCRVNREVWTSDGFYGKIQRLGREDYVRNSVTHGGHKPQASAILEWCSKYLSEFRQSNVPKCDRARRETACWLPPATEEFKINVDAGVKVGAGVASTSLVVRDYVGAIHSAAATVVMQEMTPLQAELQAIARGLQAGIQCQLSAFSVESDCLQVVKLVQQEEGGCRDVDGVLAHIKSLLQNVRVRGLSFVFREANQVAHVLANEALNNKASAMWVGVVPPCASQAV, encoded by the exons ATGGCTCATTCTTGGATTCCAACTAATGCGGCACTTGCTCGCCGTAACATTCAAGTTGAGCCTTACTGTAGCCGCTGTTCTAATGGTGATTACGAAACTGTTTTTCATGCACTTTGGAACTGTAGGGTGAACCGTGAGGTGTGGACTTCTGATGGTTTCTATGGGAAGATTCAAAGATTGGGGAGGGAGGAT TATGTTCGCAATTCTGTTACTCATGGGGGTCATAAACCCCAAGCTAGTGCTATTTTGGAATGGTGTAGTAAGTACCTCAGTGAGTTTCGACAAAGTAATGTCCCTAAATGTGATCGGGCTCGTAGGGAGACTGCTTGTTGGCTACCACCAGCCACAGAGGAATTCAAAATTAATGTGGATGCTGGGGTGAAAGTGGGGGCAGGAGTAGCTAGTACAAGCTTGGTGGTGCGTGATTATGTTGGGGCTATTCATTCGGCTGCTGCAACAGTGGTGATGCAGGAAATGACTCCACTTCAAGCCGAGTTGCAGGCGATTGCTAGGGGGCTGCAAGCTGGAATACAGTGTCAGTTGTCGGCCTTCTCTGTGGAATCCGATTGCCTACAGGTTGTGAAGTTAGTGCAGCAAGAAGAGGGTGGATGCAGAGATGTTGATGGGGTTCTTGCTCACATTAAAAGCTTGCTGCAGAATGTGAGGGTGAGAGGGCTTTCATTTGTTTTTAGGGAAGCAAATCAAGTAGCTCATGTATTAGCCAATGAAGCTTTGAATAACAAAGCTAGTGCCATGTGGGTTGGGGTTGTTCCCCCTTGTGCGAGTCAAGCTGTGTGA